From the genome of Hyalangium gracile, one region includes:
- a CDS encoding DUF5953 family protein, with translation MTRRRTLNLIVYAPALVGNDGRTLAVVHGIERALPGVSLEWEVSEEGRLIALPQRDGWLAEAAARGEFPLLCNGDESYPVTVSGWGRPAGLSAGGQSQFEVHAKVPLGEAMIAAAPGVLEGVAEGARAFWGRVLPDGVAPEMAKQVRHSMDQPHVPPRGLPALNLPKHIRSPAIPHHLGWLNYWSAAAAQAIGFPEPALDAELLSRARRTESGGWVVRLTDTPLDLDNPSHLEALIRAYERFPEIGGRAIPR, from the coding sequence ATGACCAGGCGGCGAACCCTTAACCTTATCGTCTACGCACCTGCGCTTGTGGGCAACGACGGTCGCACGCTCGCAGTCGTCCACGGAATCGAACGGGCGCTCCCCGGTGTGAGCTTGGAGTGGGAAGTGTCCGAGGAGGGGCGGCTCATCGCGTTGCCGCAGCGCGATGGGTGGCTCGCTGAGGCGGCGGCGCGCGGGGAGTTCCCACTGCTGTGTAACGGCGACGAGAGTTACCCCGTAACGGTTTCGGGTTGGGGAAGACCTGCGGGCCTCAGTGCGGGCGGCCAGTCACAATTTGAAGTCCATGCAAAGGTGCCGCTGGGCGAGGCCATGATCGCGGCAGCGCCGGGTGTACTCGAGGGCGTGGCGGAAGGCGCCCGCGCATTCTGGGGGCGCGTGTTGCCGGACGGCGTGGCGCCGGAGATGGCGAAACAGGTTCGCCACTCGATGGATCAGCCGCATGTTCCTCCCCGGGGGCTCCCAGCACTGAACCTCCCCAAGCACATTCGCTCGCCAGCGATTCCCCATCACCTCGGGTGGCTGAACTACTGGTCTGCCGCTGCCGCACAAGCCATCGGGTTCCCGGAGCCTGCCCTCGATGCAGAACTCCTCTCTCGGGCGCGGCGTACCGAGAGCGGCGGGTGGGTCGTTCGGCTCACGGATACGCCGCTCGATCTCGACAACCCCTCTCACCTGGAGGCGCTCATCCGCGCGTATGAGCGCTTCCCGGAGATCGGCGGGCGCGCGATTCCGCGCTGA
- a CDS encoding DUF6310 domain-containing protein, with protein MHFRTCSALRQAVAVAVVVAGCATSQGEPETYAWAPVRPPATPGTGLPTRGQPGQVRPQPLPRSPHKRVLPPTREPGLWAADAPWASQEPEANPKPDTSNANRRDPPAPETAERRLECDPIPVPHAGEDDPHDECADKFPPNRYPGMDVRVGGVRFDALQVGVRVLWEIKTHRFDTYPDFIRERTILKQLPLLQEERYTAEACGYEFVVGVSTQAHKDALLEADITLNVVVTGCKR; from the coding sequence ATGCACTTCCGAACTTGCAGCGCACTCCGCCAAGCCGTTGCCGTTGCCGTCGTCGTCGCTGGGTGCGCCACCTCTCAAGGGGAGCCTGAGACCTACGCCTGGGCGCCAGTGCGCCCACCCGCTACGCCCGGCACGGGCCTACCCACCCGTGGGCAGCCAGGGCAGGTTCGCCCCCAGCCCCTGCCGCGGAGCCCTCACAAGCGCGTGTTGCCGCCCACCCGAGAGCCGGGCCTTTGGGCCGCAGACGCTCCTTGGGCCTCGCAGGAGCCGGAGGCGAACCCCAAACCGGACACGTCCAACGCGAACAGGAGGGACCCGCCTGCCCCTGAGACGGCGGAGCGCCGCCTGGAGTGCGACCCCATCCCGGTGCCTCACGCTGGCGAGGATGACCCGCATGACGAGTGTGCCGATAAGTTCCCGCCGAACCGCTACCCTGGAATGGACGTGCGCGTCGGCGGTGTGCGCTTTGATGCGCTGCAAGTCGGCGTGCGTGTACTGTGGGAGATCAAGACCCATCGCTTTGACACGTACCCTGACTTTATCCGGGAGCGGACGATCCTGAAGCAACTGCCATTGTTGCAGGAAGAGCGCTACACCGCGGAGGCATGCGGCTATGAGTTCGTCGTTGGGGTGAGCACTCAAGCGCACAAAGACGCGTTGCTTGAGGCGGATATCACCCTCAATGTTGTCGTCACGGGGTGCAAGCGATGA
- a CDS encoding PAS domain S-box protein, translating into MRRLGHDTLVESDLVAAGRILARESMDVVAVEASRLTTGARWLESLRAASPHGLLVLGLAASLDEEELSPLLTAGVDEFLVAPFPPADVRGRLTLLAQRRAASDQSLRERGRGEVARLADIVQLQSELLHAGLELQLVMQRICEHARSMCRADGAAVGMLEGNTLVYRITVGCVAAFQGFRLPVHESLTGASLLGGEVLYSADTERDPRVNVEATRKIGIRSMIAVPLRHGDRVVGGLNILSLRPHAFTEQETRTMELLAVMLGAALANATEFEAKQALASERAAALSALQESQELFSSFMNNSPALAYMKDSEGRRVWANEPYRRFFRLESAQQPASAERPLMPDEAVEHLRQKDREVLESGQPSTTEAQVFAPDGREHCWLTYRFIVRDGAGRRFLAAVSLDITERKRMEAAMRRSEESFRALIEGSPEAIFVHRGGPLVYVNPSALSFLGLSRPEVVGMSVLQFVHPDDRAQATGMLDVAPAQVRSGTSELRFLRRGGRVMTAEVSRMTLVFDGEPATVVSARDLTERKQMQSRLVLSDRLAAMGTLAAGVAHEINQPLTFVISNLAFLAGEVRALAGELPPGRLAEAEEVLREAEMGANKVKHIVADLKTFSRAEEDAPTVVNLQNVLESALTIARAELRNRARVVRDYADVPPVEGSESRFGQVFLNLLINAAQAIPEGHPDRNEIRVKLRAVQGHVIVEVSDTGAGIPPEMRSRIFDPFFTSKPVGVGTGLGLFVCQGIITRFGGEISVESQVGQGTTFRLIFPSARGFRESCSTPAVRVEPREGAAAVPASSSAGPRAS; encoded by the coding sequence ATGCGGCGGTTGGGTCACGACACCCTGGTCGAGTCCGACCTGGTGGCGGCGGGACGCATCCTCGCGCGCGAGTCGATGGACGTGGTGGCGGTGGAGGCCTCGCGGCTGACCACGGGCGCGCGGTGGCTCGAGTCGCTGCGCGCCGCCTCACCGCACGGGCTGCTGGTGCTGGGCCTGGCCGCGTCGCTGGACGAGGAGGAGCTGTCGCCCCTGCTGACGGCGGGCGTGGATGAGTTCCTGGTCGCGCCGTTCCCGCCCGCGGACGTGCGAGGCCGGCTGACGCTGCTGGCCCAGCGGCGCGCCGCGTCCGATCAGTCCCTGCGCGAGCGCGGCCGGGGCGAGGTGGCGAGGCTGGCGGACATCGTCCAGCTCCAGAGCGAGCTGCTGCACGCCGGGCTGGAGCTGCAGCTGGTGATGCAGCGCATCTGCGAGCATGCACGCTCCATGTGCCGGGCGGATGGCGCGGCGGTGGGGATGCTGGAAGGCAACACGCTCGTCTACCGGATCACCGTGGGCTGCGTGGCGGCCTTCCAGGGCTTCCGGCTGCCGGTGCACGAGAGCCTGACGGGCGCCTCCCTGCTGGGAGGCGAGGTGCTGTACTCGGCGGACACCGAGCGGGATCCGCGCGTGAACGTGGAGGCGACGCGCAAGATCGGCATCCGTTCCATGATCGCCGTGCCGCTGCGGCATGGCGATCGGGTGGTGGGAGGCCTCAACATCCTGTCCCTGCGGCCGCATGCCTTCACGGAGCAGGAGACGCGGACCATGGAGCTGCTGGCGGTGATGCTGGGCGCCGCCCTGGCCAACGCCACCGAGTTCGAGGCCAAGCAGGCGCTGGCCTCCGAGCGCGCCGCCGCGCTCTCCGCGCTGCAGGAGTCGCAGGAGCTGTTCTCCTCCTTCATGAACAACAGCCCGGCGCTGGCCTACATGAAGGACTCCGAGGGGCGGCGCGTGTGGGCCAACGAGCCCTACCGACGCTTCTTCCGCCTGGAGTCGGCGCAGCAGCCGGCGTCCGCCGAGCGCCCGCTGATGCCGGACGAGGCGGTGGAGCACCTGCGTCAGAAGGATCGCGAGGTGCTCGAGTCCGGGCAGCCCTCGACCACCGAGGCGCAGGTGTTCGCGCCGGACGGGAGAGAGCATTGCTGGCTCACCTACCGCTTCATCGTGCGGGATGGGGCGGGCCGGCGCTTCCTGGCCGCGGTGTCGCTGGACATCACCGAGCGCAAGCGGATGGAGGCGGCGATGCGGCGCTCCGAGGAGAGCTTCCGCGCGCTCATCGAGGGCTCGCCGGAGGCCATCTTCGTGCACCGGGGCGGGCCGCTCGTCTACGTCAACCCGTCCGCGCTCAGCTTCCTGGGGCTGTCGCGCCCGGAGGTGGTGGGCATGTCGGTGCTCCAGTTCGTGCACCCCGACGATCGGGCGCAGGCCACGGGAATGCTGGACGTGGCCCCCGCGCAGGTGCGCTCGGGGACGAGCGAGCTGCGCTTCCTGCGGCGGGGCGGGCGGGTGATGACGGCGGAGGTGAGCCGGATGACGCTCGTCTTCGACGGCGAGCCGGCCACGGTGGTGAGCGCGCGCGATCTCACCGAGCGCAAGCAGATGCAGTCGCGCCTGGTGCTGTCGGACAGGCTGGCGGCCATGGGCACGCTGGCGGCGGGCGTGGCGCACGAGATCAACCAGCCGCTGACCTTCGTCATCTCCAACCTGGCCTTCCTGGCCGGCGAGGTGCGGGCGCTGGCGGGCGAGCTGCCCCCGGGGCGGCTGGCGGAGGCGGAGGAGGTGCTTCGCGAGGCGGAGATGGGCGCCAACAAGGTGAAGCACATCGTCGCCGACCTGAAGACGTTCTCCCGCGCGGAGGAGGACGCGCCCACCGTCGTCAACCTGCAGAATGTGCTCGAGTCGGCGCTGACGATCGCCCGGGCGGAGCTGCGCAATCGCGCGAGGGTCGTGCGCGACTACGCGGATGTGCCCCCGGTGGAGGGCAGCGAGAGCCGCTTCGGGCAGGTCTTCCTCAACCTGTTGATCAACGCCGCGCAGGCCATTCCGGAGGGGCACCCGGACCGCAACGAGATCCGCGTGAAGCTGCGCGCGGTGCAGGGCCACGTGATCGTCGAGGTGAGCGACACGGGCGCCGGGATTCCGCCGGAGATGCGCTCGCGCATCTTCGATCCGTTCTTCACCAGCAAGCCGGTGGGGGTGGGCACGGGGCTGGGGCTGTTCGTGTGCCAGGGCATCATCACCCGCTTCGGCGGGGAGATCTCCGTGGAGAGCCAGGTCGGGCAGGGGACGACGTTCCGGCTCATCTTCCCTTCGGCCCGAGGCTTCCGGGAGTCCTGCTCCACGCCAGCGGTGCGGGTGGAGCCCAGGGAGGGGGCTGCGGCCGTCCCCGCGTCCTCCAGCGCGGGCCCGCGCGCCAGCTGA
- a CDS encoding WbqC family protein gives MLPVVSATPGVLVAEQPHYLPWLDFYEQVARASTLLILDNVQWLRRGWQRRTRVALPHHVPTPSPSEPGFQWLSIPLEGAHRDTLLSELAVDASQPWARKHLQAITLLYGKRPYFRAQVLPRLEAFYAKVAQARGPGSLLSTLLESMAAFYEPLGLGPSVRLASTLERSHPDKTGRLASYCVQLGADTYYSGTGSTLYLQPGAFRDVGVRLLWQRFRYPAYPQGREGRFVQGLSIVDVLSNVPVEEVRKWLEPSPWGPFAPPAG, from the coding sequence ATGCTCCCAGTCGTGTCTGCAACTCCGGGAGTCCTGGTCGCCGAGCAACCTCACTACCTGCCCTGGCTGGACTTCTACGAGCAGGTGGCTCGGGCGAGCACGCTGCTGATCCTGGACAACGTGCAGTGGCTGAGGCGGGGCTGGCAGCGGCGGACGCGGGTGGCGCTGCCGCACCACGTGCCCACTCCGTCGCCCAGCGAGCCGGGCTTCCAGTGGCTCTCCATCCCCCTGGAGGGAGCACACCGGGACACCCTGCTGTCGGAGCTGGCGGTGGATGCCAGCCAGCCCTGGGCGCGCAAGCACCTGCAGGCCATCACCCTGCTCTACGGCAAGCGGCCATACTTCCGCGCGCAGGTGCTGCCACGGCTGGAGGCCTTCTACGCGAAGGTGGCGCAGGCGCGAGGGCCCGGCTCGCTGCTGAGCACGCTGCTGGAGAGCATGGCGGCGTTCTACGAGCCGCTGGGCCTCGGCCCGAGCGTTCGGCTGGCCTCCACGCTGGAGCGCTCGCACCCGGACAAGACGGGGCGGCTGGCCTCGTACTGCGTGCAGCTGGGGGCGGACACGTACTACTCGGGCACGGGCTCGACGCTGTACCTGCAGCCTGGGGCGTTCCGGGACGTGGGGGTGCGGCTGCTGTGGCAGCGCTTCCGCTACCCGGCCTACCCGCAGGGCCGGGAGGGCCGCTTCGTGCAGGGCCTGTCCATCGTGGACGTGCTGTCGAACGTCCCGGTGGAAGAGGTGCGCAAGTGGCTCGAGCCCTCGCCGTGGGGGCCCTTCGCGCCGCCAGCGGGCTGA
- a CDS encoding ATPase: protein MPEFKRPGTPPGFEPPEITTDLTRTVTPIETPRVPAAPLASPPRPKGGTNAMPALPGPPPPPPQENLTQSRAPNPGGYAGPERRTVSAPPPGPERRASAAPYSSPDRRMGGTAQRRAIDPSAPPPKGFFPQQPRTIEEAGLNVAMVEELILKAVFFAGEMRGMDISNRLKLPSAIVDEVIEGLRRQKYLDIRGGGASGVGKSTMIYQLTSYATELMRQILDRNRYNGPAPVPIQDWVYAVKKQTVRGNRITRARMEDKFGDLSIRDYIFDGIGPAMNSGRAIFFYGPPGNGKTAICQCMVNCFEGEIFIPHAIMIDDFIVRLYDGILHTAVEDEPGSQPYDRRWVRIKRPLVVVGGELTLEMLDLVYSPEVKYYEAPFQMKAMNGMLLIDDFGRQKVSPTDLLNRWIVPLESDVDNITLHTGKKVQVPFDVFTAFSTNLEPSDLVDDAFLRRVRYKLEVQRPDEEQFFEIFEAICHKRNVPFDPEMVEYLIDKHYRAVGRPFAACQPRDLLDQVIDMANYLGIPPQLNPVLLDRAVRSYFVRFDKSGSAPRAPPPPPPSDETQ from the coding sequence ATGCCCGAGTTCAAGCGGCCAGGCACTCCCCCGGGTTTCGAGCCTCCCGAAATCACCACCGACCTGACCCGCACCGTCACCCCCATCGAGACACCCAGGGTCCCCGCCGCGCCGCTGGCCTCGCCGCCCCGTCCCAAGGGGGGCACCAACGCCATGCCCGCCCTCCCGGGGCCGCCACCGCCGCCGCCCCAGGAGAACCTGACCCAGAGCCGTGCGCCCAACCCGGGCGGCTATGCCGGCCCCGAGCGCCGTACCGTCTCGGCTCCCCCTCCGGGCCCCGAGCGCCGTGCCTCGGCCGCTCCGTATTCCAGCCCCGACCGTCGCATGGGCGGCACCGCCCAGCGCCGCGCCATCGATCCCTCCGCGCCACCCCCCAAGGGGTTCTTTCCCCAGCAGCCTCGCACCATCGAGGAGGCGGGCCTCAACGTCGCCATGGTGGAGGAGCTCATCCTCAAGGCCGTCTTCTTCGCCGGCGAGATGCGGGGCATGGACATCTCCAACCGCCTCAAGCTGCCCTCCGCCATCGTGGATGAAGTCATCGAGGGCCTGCGCCGCCAGAAGTACCTGGACATCCGCGGCGGCGGCGCCTCCGGCGTGGGCAAGTCGACGATGATCTACCAGCTCACCTCGTACGCCACCGAGCTGATGCGGCAGATCCTCGATCGCAACCGCTACAACGGCCCGGCGCCCGTCCCCATCCAGGACTGGGTCTACGCCGTGAAGAAGCAGACCGTCCGCGGCAACCGCATCACCCGCGCCCGCATGGAGGACAAGTTCGGCGACCTCAGCATCCGCGACTACATCTTCGACGGCATCGGCCCCGCGATGAACTCCGGGCGCGCCATCTTCTTCTACGGCCCGCCCGGCAACGGCAAGACGGCCATCTGCCAGTGCATGGTCAACTGCTTCGAGGGGGAGATCTTCATCCCCCACGCCATCATGATCGACGACTTCATCGTCCGTCTCTACGATGGCATCCTCCACACCGCCGTCGAGGATGAGCCCGGCTCCCAGCCGTACGACAGGCGCTGGGTTCGCATCAAGCGCCCCCTCGTCGTCGTGGGCGGCGAGCTGACGCTGGAGATGCTCGATCTCGTCTACTCGCCCGAGGTGAAGTACTACGAGGCCCCGTTCCAGATGAAGGCCATGAACGGGATGCTGCTCATCGACGACTTCGGGCGGCAGAAGGTCTCCCCGACGGACCTGCTCAACCGGTGGATCGTCCCGCTCGAGAGCGACGTGGACAACATCACCCTGCACACGGGCAAGAAGGTGCAGGTGCCCTTCGACGTCTTCACCGCCTTCTCCACCAACCTGGAGCCCTCGGACCTGGTGGACGACGCCTTCCTGCGCCGCGTGCGCTACAAGCTCGAGGTGCAGCGCCCCGACGAGGAGCAGTTCTTCGAGATCTTCGAGGCCATCTGCCACAAGCGCAACGTGCCGTTCGATCCGGAGATGGTGGAGTACCTGATCGACAAGCACTACCGCGCCGTGGGCCGCCCCTTCGCCGCCTGCCAGCCACGCGATCTGCTCGATCAGGTGATCGACATGGCCAACTACCTGGGCATCCCGCCGCAGCTCAACCCCGTGCTCCTGGATCGCGCCGTGCGCAGCTACTTCGTCCGCTTCGACAAGTCGGGCTCCGCGCCGCGCGCACCGCCGCCTCCACCGCCGAGCGACGAGACGCAGTAG